In Nicotiana tabacum cultivar K326 chromosome 11, ASM71507v2, whole genome shotgun sequence, a single window of DNA contains:
- the LOC107789961 gene encoding uncharacterized protein LOC107789961 gives MASNGAPLGDADTKTNLEKIKRQLASGSGRNLLQGPLLKRSETLRKWNERWVILDPTTGKMEYKARRNEPTIKGTILFDANSTIALSPVNFHGLPKYDGCCFYIGTPQKKDYFLCAETPGAAKAWVSTLHATQLVLKAHKEAVNSLSGNGSTKLGTVATVVAAANSTALEASKEVEAAMQIAMRTALGAMMNRTPDGPMDDLTIMKETLRVKDEELQNLAREVRARDSTIKELADKLSETAEAAEAAASAAQTMNEQRKIACAEVERLKGDSEKQLESSKSKLREFEEKFMTLSKEMDQLIKQRDSAIQEAHLWRSELAKAREQAVILEGAAVRAEERVRVTEADAEARIKEAAQREAASAKEKQELLAYVNMLQAQLTRQQVDMNQVVEKTESCSSSINNLPQTKHVDLSEENVDKACLSVSRAIDPENVVDLAVDQTNHQSAGHGEWSDIQPTESRIADVREVASETERSSLDIPVVNSPSNTHQDQGHNSHLP, from the exons CTGAGGAAGTGGAACGAGAGATGGGTGATATTGGATCCAACAACTGGAAAAATGGAATACAA GGCCAGGAGGAATGAGCCAACAATCAAGGGTACCATATTATTCGATGCCAATAGCACAATAGCATTATCTCCTGTAAACTTCCA TGGACTGCCAAAATATGATGGCTGCTGTTTCT ATATTGGCACTCCACAGAAGAAGGACTACTTCCTATGTGCAGAAACCCCCGGTGCAGCTAAGGCTTGGGTATCTACCTTGCA TGCAACACAGCTTGTCTTAAAGGCTCACAAAGAGGCTGTGAACTCGTTAAGTGGAAATGGGTCGACAAAATTGGGAACGGTGGCCACTGTAGTTGCCGCAGCTAATTCAACTGCTCTTGAAGCTTCCAAGGAAGTTGAAGCAGCAATGCAGATTGCAATGAGAACTGCTTTAGGAGCAATGATGAACAGGACACCTGATGGTCCAATGGATGACCTGACAATAATGAAG GAGACACTGAGAGTTAAGGATGAAGAGTTGCAAAATCTGGCCAGGGAAGTACGTGCAAGGGACTCGACAATAAAAGAGTTAGCAGATAAACTATCTGAAACTGCTGAAGCCGCAGAGGCTGCAGCATCTGCAGCTCAAACTATGAATGAGCAACGGAAAATTGCTTGTGCTGAGGTCGAGCGTTTAAAGGGAGATTCAGAAAAGCAATTGGAATCTTCAAAGTCCAAG CTGAGGGAGTTCGAAGAGAAGTTTATGACCCTGAGCAAGGAAATGGATCAACTGATAAAGCAGAGAGACTCGGCTATTCAAGAAGCACATTTATGGCGTTCCGAGCTTGCAAAAGCTAGAGAACAGGCAGTAATATTGGAAGGGGCAGCTGTTCGGGCAGAAGAAAGGGTCAGAGTAACAGAGGCTGATGCGGAGGCTAGAATAAAAGAAGCTGCACAAAGAGAGGCTGCTAGTGCAAAGGAGAAGCAAGAACTGCTGGCATATGTGAATATGTTGCAAGCACAATTAACAAG GCAGCAGGTAGATATGAATCAAGTGGTTGAGAAGACAGAGTCTTGCTCAAGTAGTATTAATAACTTGCCACAAACCAAGCATGTGGATTTATCAGAAGAGAATGTGGACAAAGCATGTTTAAGCGTTTCTAGGGCCATCGATCCAGAGAATGTAGTTGATCTAGCAGTGGATCAAACGAACCATCAGTCCGCCGGACATGGTGAATGGAGTGATATTCAACCAACAGAGTCAAGAATAGCTGATGTAAGAGAGGTAGCATCCGAAACAGAAAGGAGCAGCTTAGACATACCAGTGGTCAATTCACCTTCAAACACTCATCAGGATCAAGGGCACAACTCTCATCTGCCTTAG